The DNA sequence ttatctaagcaagttacagtcttgcctaaattaatttaagcaactgacacgtGGAGAACTCGTGTCAGAGTTTATGTGTTTATCCTGCACATCGCGCTCCATCCAGTGGGCAGAaatggataggttacagtcacccacagttactacctacagttagcaaaatgaggatttggctaaaatttctggtagcaaataattttgaatgaaatatttacacatcccttaaacattggttatagaattctctctgaattcacgtatcttttcgcactccatcacatagtgactgagggtgtgcgaataattttgatgacacagtttacatttggtcaggtctacgtcGGCAGATAATGAAAATTTCCAGAGatgcttgtaaccgagtctaagccgagcaatagcaacatctagaagtctgctgacttTACTGAATGATCCATAGATGATAGACACTGTTAGGTACATCACCACCAGCTTCACTaccgccgtcaacaccaccaccactaaccactagTCTCTACCATCAGCATGCAGGCTGGTGGAGGCCGTGAAGCAGCTGGGTACTGTGGTTCATCACCGCCTCTACTTCAGTCCTACCATCCACTACCTCTACGCCTCCCAGCTGGCCAGACACGCCTCCCTCCTCTCCGTAAGTCTCTAcacacctatttgtgcctacaggatcGATCATTGGCTCTTGGATGTCGCCTTTCTAGcctccggtgtgtgtgtgtgtgtgtgtgtgtgtgtgtgtgtgtgtgtgtgtgtgtgtgtgtgagcgagtgCGTGCACGCGCTCAGCTACACATGTGAGCATAGATGAGCGTTGCCACCAACGCTCCGCCTTACAAGGAGTCAGTTGTCTATTATTGTGGCTCCCAAGCCTTCAGTTCCAAGTCCACTACGAGCTGTAGGGTATTTTCTCAGCAGGAATTTACttgtttatttattattaaattattagttTATTAAActtaattttaatttattattattaattaaaactggactgtatatttaaaagtggactgtattttattAATTTATCCTGCTAGGTGTTTACCTGCTCACAAGTTTGGGGGGTTTATGTACGTAGTATATTTATCAATACATCAATGAATAACAATAGGTTTCTAGAGGTTAATCTACTGCTAAAATGTGTTAGTAAAATGTCTGCGTCTGCGTGATGGCTGTTACCTTGTTGTAAGACTCCAGTAGCTGCGGTCAGGGGAGCTTGGTGTCTTGAAGACTTGAAGTCTCCATGATACTTGGAGACATGATCTGTTCTCTCCAGACTCGAGGTGATTCACtgatttcctcctgatgtgatttACATTAGGAGGATCCTCTCTAGTAATTTACGTGGATGGCTATGAGTGATAGATCATATAGCATCAAGTAGCCCCATGTGTCGTCAAGTAGCACCATGTGTCGTCAAGTAGCACCCATGTGTCGTCAAGTAGGACCCCATGTGTCGTCAAGTAGGACCCCATGTGTCGTCAAGTAGCACCCATGTGTCGTCAAGTAGGACCCCATGTGTCATCAAGTAGCACCCATGTGTCGTCAAGTAGGACCCCATGTGTCATCAAGTAGCACTCATGTGTCGTCAAGTAGGACCCCATGTGTCGTCAAGTAGCACCCATGTGTCGTCAAGTAGGACCCCATGTGTCACCAAGTAGCACCCATGTGTCAAGTAGCCACCATGTGTCATCAAGTAGCACCATGTGTCATCAAGTAGTACGATGTGTCATCAAGTAGCACTTTCATCAAGTAGCACTTACATCAAGCAATACTAACACTATCAGTAAATATAATTAGTTCACAGCAACGTTAACAGTAAATATAATCAAGTAAATATAAGTGGTAGTTAATGAGAggaagtaatggtggtggtgcaggcgtcGGGGGCGACGGTGGGGTCCCTGGAGGCGAGCATGACAGCGGcacaagaggagagagaggactCCCTCGCCACCAGAGACGGCGTCATCGCCTCCCTCACCAGTCACCTCCAGCACCTGGACCACGCCGGCGCCCAGGCTGTCCTCTCCTGCAGGTAGgtcctcacacctcacccacgGTAATACTGTAGCAGACTCCAGGCACACCAGACgcctctagtctcataatattccgccccatcctcctgttgtggcagtacttatAGTAAGGATGAGGACCATAGAATATATGTCGACGAACAACTAAGATAGATAGTAGAAATTGGCACTATTGAGTTGAACAAACTGGAAAATGATTTATTACTtgagttgctttgacaaactaaactagcctaacctaatcttcctaggcctaatacatgatatctgaggcctattataatacatatgtgtgctatactaggcctaagaatatttaagtttgttttctaGCTTCATTTTGTTAAGAATATCTTACTAGTCTTACTACTAGTACTCTCTGAAAACTATGTATGTttgaattcgtgactattgaggATGGTGACAATAGGCACTGTAAACAGGAGGAAGGTTGTAATATTACAGTTCCCGCCTTCCGCGgccttcaccctccccccccctcctggggtCATGTGACCTGCCACACTCACAACAAAAGACTTCAGAAAACGACGTCACTCTGGATGTCGTCTCCTCTCTTGATGTTTTAATGTCATGACTTTCTGTTTAATTTTATGATTCAGTGAAAATCAAAAGTACAAgttcataaacacacacacacacacacacacacacacacacacacacacacacacacacacacacacacacacacacacacatatggaagatttcctgagacctggaactttaagaacaagaggtcatagatttaaactagctaaacacagatgccgaagaaatataagaaaactcactttcgcaaacagagtggtagacggttggaacaagttaggtgagaaggtggtggaggccaagaccgtcagtagtttcaaagcgttatatgacaaagagtgctgggaagacaggacaccacaagcgtagctctcatcctgtaactacacttaggtaattacatttaggtaattacacacacacacacacacacacatatatatatatatatatatatatatatatatatatatatatatatatatatatatatatatatatatatatatttatatatatatatatatatatatatatatatatatatatatatatatatatatatttatatatatatatatatatatttatatatatataatgttgttgaatatgaccgaaagggtaagattaataattccaacacgaatcttctcaatttttcttacgtttttcttcactatcgagggtaattgaaaaattaactctccaaaattcatttttttacatttttatttttggtctgacgcctaaaagcgtttcgcaaagcttcttacattttcaaagacttatttATACATATCATATATCATGCTTATATTAGTTTTGTGTGAGGTGACAAAACACGAATCATTCTATTCTATCTACCTAAGTGTCAATATTAGACCACACATAAATAGTCACCCCTTGTAAAAACCATTTTTGTATGCCTTCAATGAACGGACAGTTTTAGCTTGCGAGCTCACATCAACTGTTTACTGTTGTCTGTTTAATTAATTTCATTCATGTGTTGGTTGAAAATTTTGTTCgtgcttctcaggggtgttgtgtgggttgcCTCGGCTCCACACTGGGACGAAACAAGGCCCCGTGCAACACCAAACATTCCTAATTTGAATCGGCTAATCAAGCCACTAGAACCTAGGACGAGTCAGTTCTAggtgcagtgatgtgatggagcttCTCTCTCTGCTACAGACAGGAGGCCAAGACGGAGCTGGAGGAGGTGAGGGCCAACAGTGAGATCAGCCTCCAGGAGCTGAAGGGTGACCTGCTGGCCAGCTCAGAGGCCATGAGCACCCAGGAGGACAGACACCACCTGCAGGAGCTGGTGCTCAGGAGTAGGAGGTAGGTGAAGGTGTTagaggtaggtggtggtgtaggaggtggtgtaggtggtggtgtaggaggtaggtggtggtgtaggaggtggtgtaggtggtggtgtaggaggtggtgtaggtggtggtgtaggtggtggtgtaggaggtaggtggtggtgtaggaggtggtgtaggtggtggtgtaggaggtaggtggtggtgtaggaggtggtgtaggtggtggtgtaggaggtggtgtaggtggtggtgtaggtggtggtgtaggaggtaggtggtggtgtaggaggtggtgtaggtggtggtgtaggaggtaggtggtggtgtaggaggtggtgtaggtggtggtgtaggaggtaggtggaggtgtaggaggtaggtggtggtgtaggaggtaggtggtggtgtaggtggtgtaggtggtggtgtaggaggtaggtggtggtgtaggaggtaggtggtggtgtaggaggtaggtggtggtgtaggaggtggtgtaggtggtggtgtaggaggtaggtggtggtgtaggtggtgtaggtggtggtgtaggtggtaggtggaggtgtaggaggtaggtggaggtgtaggaggtaggtggtggtgtaggaggtaggtggtggtgtaggaggtaggtggtggtgtaggaggtaggtggtggtgtaggaggtaggtggtggtgtaggtggtgtaggtggtggtgtaggtggtaggtggaggtgtaggaggtaggtggaggtgtaggaggtaggtggtggtgtaggaggtaggtggtggtgtaggaggtaggtggaggtgtaggaggtaggtggtggtgtaggaggtaggtggtggtgtaggtggtgtaggtggtggtgtaggaggtaggtggtggtgtaggaggtaggtggtggtgtaggaggtaggtggtggtgtaggaggtggtgtaggtggtggtgtaggaggtaggtggtggtgtaggtggtgtaggtggtggtgtaggaggtaggtggaggtgtaggaggtaggtggaggtgtaggaggtaggtggtggtgtaggaggtaggtggtggtgtaggaggtaggtggtggtgtaggaggtaggtggtggtgtaggaggtaggtggtggtgtaggtggtaggtggtggtgtaggtgctgGTGTaggaggtaggtggtggtgtagtgtgtgtacaGGCAGGACCTGGAGCGACAAGTCCAAGGGTGGTGGGACTCATGTAGTGTGTGTACAGGCAGGACCTGGAGCGTCAAGTCCAAGGGTGGTGGGACTTATGTAGTGTGTGTACAGGCAGGAGCTGGAGCGACAAGTCCAAGGGTGGTGGGACTCATGTAGTGTGTCTACAGGCAGGACCTGGAGCGACAAGTCCAAGGGTGGTGGGACTCATGTAGTGTGTGTACAGGCAGGACCTGGAGCGTCAAGTCCAAGGGTGGTGGGACTCATGTAGTGTGTGTACAGGCAGGACCTGGAGCGTCAAGTCCAAGGGTGGTGGGACTCATGTAGTGTGTGTACAGGCAGGACCTGGAGCGTCAAGTCCAAGGGTGGTGGGACTCATGTAGTGTGTGTACAGGCAGGACCTGGAGCGACAAGTCCAAGGGTGGTGGGACTCATGTAGTGTGTGTACAGGCAGGAGCTGGAGCGACAAGTCCAAGGGGTCATCCGTCGATACGACGCTACGATGAGTCGCCTGCAGACCTCCCTGGATGACCTCCGTCTGAAACACGTTGACCTCACAGGACTCCTGCAGGCGAAGCAGGTACATCTTACCCCTCAATACTCACCCCTCAATAATCACCTCTTAATACTCACCCCTCAATAATCACCCCTCACTACTCACCTCTCAATAATCACCTCTCAATACTCACCCCTCAATACTCACCCCTCACTACTCACCCCTCACTACTCACCCGTTAATACTCACCTCTTAATACTCACCCCTCAATACTCACCCCTCACTACTCACCCCTCAATACTCACCCCTCAATACTCACCCCTCAATTCTCACCCCTCAATACTCACCCCTCAATATTAACCCTTCAGCACTCACCCCTCAATACTCACCCCTCAATTCTCACCCCTCAATACTCACCCCTCAATAATCACCCCTCAATAATCACCTCTCAATACTCACCCCTCAATACTCACCCCTCACTACTCACCCCTCAATACTCACCCGTTAATACTCACCTCTTAATACTCACCCCTCAATACTCACCCCTCAATACTCACCCCTCAATATTAACCCTTCAGTACTCACCCTTCAATACTCACCTGTCATTACTCACCCCTCAAAACTCAACCCTCAATACTCACccctatttcagatattttgaaaactgcaggggggggggggggttgggcaaaatatgacccatcgccgttttcagtaattggcatattttcggtataaaaagtcgtaatttgaaaatgaaaataggtgcagagagttagaattcggctcgaaaatcacgctcaggagtcaaatttccaacatttcagatattttgaaaactgcagaggggattgggcaaaatataacccatcgcggttttcagtaattggcatattttcggcataaaaagtcgtaatttgaaaatgaaaataggtgcagacagtcagaattcggctcaaaaatcacgctctggagtcaaatttctgacatttcagatattttgaaaactgcaggggggtttgggcaaaatacgacccatcgccgttttcagtaattggcatattttcggtaataaaagtcgtaatttgatatatgaaaataggtgcagagagtcagaattgggcccaaaaatcacgctcaagagtcaaatttccgacacttgagatattttgaaaactgcaggggggtttgggcaaaatacgacccattgcGGTTTTCAGTAATCGACATACTTTTggcataaaaagtagtaatttgaaaatgaaaataggtgcagagagttagaattcggcttgaaaatcacgc is a window from the Procambarus clarkii isolate CNS0578487 chromosome 48, FALCON_Pclarkii_2.0, whole genome shotgun sequence genome containing:
- the LOC123764906 gene encoding dynein regulatory complex protein 10; translation: MSTRDPSSLQEDDDITTRRKCCVVRVVERLVEGCRDLSYKIQDPRSPTVSEEEMVACRLVEAVKQLGTVVHHRLYFSPTIHYLYASQLARHASLLSASGATVGSLEASMTAAQEEREDSLATRDGVIASLTSHLQHLDHAGAQAVLSCRQEAKTELEEVRANSEISLQELKGDLLASSEAMSTQEDRHHLQELVLRSRRQELERQVQGVIRRYDATMSRLQTSLDDLRLKHVDLTGLLQAKQESLETVEKRYMEILAEKQRIEEERMAAMQAEFRREHAARTIQRAWQHYKMRKMLKKAQKKKKKRPKDAKK